The Candidatus Culexarchaeum yellowstonense genome includes a window with the following:
- a CDS encoding cysteine synthase family protein — protein MFSKLEEIGKAIGNTPVLRLNRIASSTAASIYLKLEYMNPGGSHKDRIAYYMLKDAIESGRLREGGCIVEVSSGNTALSLAWMCVRLGLKAIFIAEVEISPVKMSILKLLGAEVVEVDSSGIGDVDPRFLKAKELEARLNGLFMNQFSNEANFRAHYETTAREIVDQLNGRVDAFVMGVGTGGTITGVGKYLKERLGGDVLVVGVVPRGSSIIHGKPVSNEYIDGLAKNVVPELFLKYRGYIDRVVEVGEGDAVNMVKMLALKEGLFVGPSTGAAVFEALKIAEELGPGKNVVTIAADSLMRYPYLL, from the coding sequence TTGTTCTCTAAGTTGGAGGAGATTGGGAAGGCTATTGGCAATACTCCTGTTTTGAGGCTTAATAGAATTGCTTCATCTACTGCTGCTTCAATTTATTTGAAGTTGGAGTATATGAATCCTGGTGGTAGTCATAAGGATAGAATTGCCTATTACATGCTTAAAGATGCTATTGAGAGTGGAAGGCTGAGGGAGGGTGGTTGCATTGTGGAGGTTAGTAGTGGTAATACTGCTTTATCGTTGGCTTGGATGTGTGTTAGGCTTGGTTTGAAAGCTATCTTCATAGCTGAAGTGGAGATTTCTCCAGTTAAGATGTCTATCTTGAAGCTTCTTGGTGCTGAGGTTGTTGAAGTTGATTCTAGTGGAATTGGTGATGTTGATCCCAGATTTTTGAAGGCTAAGGAGCTTGAAGCCAGACTCAATGGGTTATTCATGAATCAGTTTTCCAATGAAGCTAATTTTAGAGCTCATTATGAGACTACGGCTAGGGAGATTGTTGATCAATTGAATGGTAGGGTTGATGCGTTTGTTATGGGTGTGGGGACTGGTGGCACTATTACTGGTGTTGGTAAGTATTTGAAGGAGAGGTTGGGTGGGGATGTGCTTGTTGTGGGTGTTGTGCCGAGGGGGTCTTCCATAATTCATGGGAAGCCTGTGAGCAACGAATATATTGATGGGTTGGCGAAGAATGTTGTTCCAGAATTGTTCTTGAAGTATAGGGGTTACATTGATAGGGTTGTTGAGGTTGGTGAGGGGGATGCTGTTAATATGGTGAAGATGCTTGCTTTGAAGGAGGGTTTATTTGTCGGCCCCTCTACTGGTGCAGCTGTTTTTGAAGCTTTGAAGATCGCTGAAGAGTTGGGTCCTGGGAAGAATGTTGTTACAATAGCTGCTGATAGTCTGATGAGATATCCATATCTACTCTAA
- a CDS encoding radical SAM protein, whose product MGKCLICNSKSPLISDNIGVCAKCIMEKPDEALKIVSRVRRATREVFDLPAEIPRDPDGLKCGICGNECIIGIGKKGFCGLTYNIDGKLVRLGGNTDKGVLEWYYDPLPTNCVAWWFCPGCTGAGYPKYAYKPTAETGYVNLAVFYGACSLDCLFCQNWHYRSLSKKLSPYMSSEELANKVNNRVSCICFFGGDPSPQMPHAIKTSEIAMEKAEKEGRILRICWETNGNMSRGYALRAAELSFNTGGVVKFDLKAWDENLYKALCGVSNKPSFENFKIIGEKYFRERSEVPILTASTLLIPGYIDAIEVENIAKFIAEIDPNIPYTLLAFYPQYVMDDLPTTSRKQAYECYEVAKKYLKNVRIGNIHLLS is encoded by the coding sequence TTGGGGAAATGCTTAATATGCAATTCTAAATCACCATTGATATCGGACAACATAGGCGTCTGTGCAAAGTGTATTATGGAGAAGCCCGATGAAGCATTAAAGATTGTTAGTAGGGTTCGTAGAGCAACCCGTGAAGTCTTCGATTTACCAGCAGAAATCCCAAGAGATCCAGATGGATTAAAATGTGGAATTTGTGGAAATGAATGTATCATTGGAATTGGGAAGAAGGGGTTTTGCGGATTAACATACAACATCGATGGAAAACTCGTACGTCTAGGTGGAAATACGGATAAGGGGGTTCTGGAATGGTACTACGACCCCCTACCAACGAATTGTGTTGCATGGTGGTTCTGCCCAGGATGTACCGGTGCAGGATACCCTAAATATGCATATAAACCCACAGCGGAAACAGGCTACGTGAATTTGGCAGTATTTTATGGTGCATGTAGCTTAGACTGCCTATTCTGCCAAAACTGGCATTATAGAAGCTTGTCAAAGAAGCTGAGTCCATACATGAGTAGCGAGGAACTTGCAAACAAGGTTAACAATAGAGTTTCATGTATATGCTTCTTCGGAGGAGACCCATCACCACAAATGCCACACGCCATAAAAACCAGTGAAATAGCCATGGAAAAAGCGGAAAAGGAAGGACGCATACTGAGAATATGCTGGGAAACCAATGGGAATATGAGTAGAGGATATGCATTAAGAGCAGCTGAACTATCATTCAATACTGGTGGAGTAGTGAAATTCGATTTAAAGGCTTGGGATGAAAACCTCTATAAGGCATTATGCGGAGTATCCAATAAACCATCATTTGAAAACTTCAAAATTATAGGTGAAAAATACTTTAGGGAGAGAAGTGAAGTGCCAATTTTAACTGCAAGCACCCTCCTAATACCAGGATACATAGATGCCATTGAAGTGGAAAATATAGCGAAATTCATTGCAGAAATAGATCCAAACATACCATACACACTACTCGCATTCTACCCACAATACGTAATGGACGATCTACCAACAACAAGTAGGAAACAGGCATATGAATGCTATGAAGTTGCAAAGAAGTATTTGAAAAATGTGAGAATAGGAAACATACACCTGCTATCCTAA
- a CDS encoding thiamine pyrophosphate-dependent enzyme, with protein MGHEYRTELWVDWCPGCGNYGILAALTQALKELNANPQNTVIVSGIGCSGKIPHYVNVNGVHTLHGRAIPFATGIKLANPSLTVIVNGGDGDLLGIGAGHLVALGRRNIDIKVLLHNNGVYGLTKGQASPTLPIRIKTKALTRENIHENINPITLALSSGYTFIARSYAMDIKHLKQTIISAINHKGAALIDILQPCITYNDIYTREYYEKRIYKLEEIKDWNPIVNSEEERRETILKAMEKAMETERIPIGIFYQEKVKTTFEERISQRIPKYLQNPPAKQKIHENGKPIISLTEFKRIFKNKIIEVEDE; from the coding sequence GTGGGGCATGAATATAGAACAGAACTATGGGTAGACTGGTGCCCAGGATGCGGAAACTATGGGATATTAGCGGCATTAACACAAGCACTAAAAGAATTAAATGCAAACCCACAAAACACGGTCATAGTTTCAGGAATAGGATGCTCAGGGAAAATTCCACATTACGTAAATGTAAATGGAGTACACACATTACATGGAAGAGCAATACCATTCGCCACCGGAATAAAACTTGCCAATCCAAGCTTAACAGTAATAGTAAATGGAGGTGACGGCGACCTACTTGGAATAGGAGCTGGACATCTAGTAGCTTTGGGGAGGAGGAACATAGATATAAAAGTGCTACTACACAACAATGGAGTATACGGATTGACAAAAGGTCAAGCTTCACCAACACTACCAATTAGAATAAAGACAAAAGCGTTAACTAGAGAAAACATCCATGAAAACATAAACCCAATAACACTGGCATTATCATCAGGATACACATTTATTGCAAGATCATACGCAATGGACATAAAACACTTAAAACAAACAATAATATCAGCCATAAACCATAAAGGCGCAGCACTAATAGACATATTACAACCATGCATAACATACAATGACATATACACAAGAGAATACTACGAAAAGAGAATATACAAATTAGAAGAAATAAAAGATTGGAATCCAATAGTAAACAGTGAAGAAGAAAGAAGAGAAACGATTCTAAAAGCCATGGAGAAAGCTATGGAGACAGAAAGAATACCAATAGGAATATTCTATCAAGAAAAGGTGAAGACAACCTTTGAAGAAAGAATAAGTCAAAGAATACCAAAATACCTACAGAATCCACCAGCAAAACAGAAGATACATGAAAATGGAAAACCAATAATAAGCTTAACAGAATTCAAAAGGATATTCAAAAACAAAATTATAGAAGTAGAGGATGAGTGA
- a CDS encoding UbiD family decarboxylase, producing the protein MNIREFMGKLETEGKLIRIRREVSVYHEAAEVMATLDGKPIYFENIKESKIPVAGNLLSSRQLVAMALNVDVRGILHKLNWAINNLKEPPIVDEGACQEVVEGNVDLTKLPILKHMPGDRGRYVTSAVCILRDPQTGVRNSSFHRLLLLDERRFVARIVEGRGTDTILKRSGGEAEVAICIGSPIQVMIAAATSLPHGVDELGMANALEPTPLVKCKKIDLEVPAETEIVLEGRITREKAPEGPFLDITETYDMEREQPIIEVKCITHRRNPIYQALIPGKSEHKILMGMPMEPSIYNEVNKVCKCLNVYITPGGASWLHAIIQIKKEREDDAKKAIEAAFKAHRSLKHCIIVDEDIDMYDLEEVEWAIATRVQADEDIYIYRGERGSSLDPSAKYIPGEKPITAKMGIDATIPLGKKDKPFKKERYKQVKVEEYLS; encoded by the coding sequence ATGAATATTAGGGAATTCATGGGGAAACTTGAAACTGAAGGGAAACTTATAAGGATAAGGAGGGAAGTTTCAGTATACCATGAAGCCGCAGAGGTAATGGCTACACTGGACGGCAAACCAATATACTTCGAAAATATAAAAGAATCAAAAATACCAGTAGCTGGAAACCTACTATCCTCAAGGCAACTTGTAGCCATGGCTTTAAACGTGGATGTAAGGGGGATATTGCATAAATTGAATTGGGCTATAAACAACTTAAAGGAGCCGCCAATCGTGGATGAGGGGGCATGCCAAGAAGTCGTCGAGGGAAATGTGGATTTAACAAAACTCCCAATACTCAAACACATGCCAGGGGATAGGGGGAGATACGTTACAAGCGCAGTATGCATATTAAGAGATCCACAAACGGGGGTTAGAAATTCATCCTTCCACAGACTCCTACTACTAGATGAAAGGAGATTTGTGGCTAGAATAGTTGAGGGGAGGGGTACTGACACAATACTGAAAAGGTCTGGTGGAGAAGCCGAAGTAGCCATATGCATTGGAAGCCCAATACAAGTAATGATAGCAGCAGCCACATCCCTACCACATGGGGTAGATGAACTTGGAATGGCCAACGCACTGGAACCAACACCACTAGTGAAATGCAAGAAGATAGATTTGGAAGTCCCAGCGGAAACTGAAATAGTCTTAGAGGGGAGAATAACGAGGGAAAAAGCGCCGGAAGGGCCATTCCTAGACATAACTGAAACCTACGACATGGAAAGAGAACAACCAATAATAGAAGTAAAGTGCATAACCCATAGGAGAAACCCAATATACCAAGCCCTAATACCCGGAAAAAGTGAGCATAAAATATTGATGGGAATGCCCATGGAACCATCAATATACAATGAAGTAAACAAAGTATGCAAATGCCTAAACGTATACATAACCCCTGGAGGAGCTTCATGGCTACATGCAATAATACAAATAAAGAAGGAAAGGGAAGATGATGCCAAGAAAGCTATAGAAGCAGCATTCAAAGCCCACAGATCCCTAAAACACTGCATAATAGTAGATGAAGACATAGACATGTATGATTTAGAAGAAGTGGAATGGGCAATAGCGACAAGAGTACAAGCAGATGAAGACATATACATTTATAGGGGGGAGAGAGGGTCATCACTAGACCCATCAGCAAAATACATTCCAGGAGAAAAGCCCATAACTGCAAAAATGGGGATAGATGCAACAATACCATTGGGAAAGAAGGATAAACCATTCAAAAAGGAAAGATACAAACAAGTAAAAGTTGAAGAATACCTATCGTAA
- a CDS encoding HAD-IIA family hydrolase: MSFPYELLIVDLDGVVWRGGRIIERNVEALRILNDLGVKLVFASNNSSISRRGYAAKLTDILGFKVPVNHVFNSGYLASKWIMDNYGSMKVYPIGEDGLIEELTLMGHMIIDDVLSIEAVVVGLDRNLTYKKLETAHKAITMNKALFVACNDDHVLPVDEGTIPGAGAIVAFLVKSTGLNPIFTAGKPNRYLADLLLKSMGVPKDKVLVVGDRCDMDVTFALNSGLDSLLVFTGLTKPDTPLTIKPKYAFMDLLEFVEFYL; encoded by the coding sequence ATGAGTTTTCCATATGAATTGTTGATTGTGGATTTGGATGGTGTTGTCTGGAGAGGTGGAAGAATTATTGAGAGGAATGTTGAAGCTTTGAGAATTCTTAATGATTTGGGGGTCAAACTTGTATTTGCATCGAATAATTCCAGTATTAGCCGTAGGGGTTATGCAGCTAAACTTACTGATATACTTGGATTCAAAGTTCCAGTAAATCATGTTTTTAATAGTGGTTATCTTGCATCTAAGTGGATTATGGATAATTATGGCTCTATGAAGGTTTACCCTATTGGTGAGGATGGGTTGATTGAGGAGCTTACACTTATGGGTCATATGATCATTGATGATGTTTTGAGCATTGAAGCCGTTGTCGTTGGTTTAGATAGAAATCTAACCTATAAGAAGCTTGAAACAGCCCATAAAGCTATAACCATGAATAAGGCGTTATTCGTTGCATGTAATGATGACCACGTTTTACCAGTGGATGAGGGAACTATTCCTGGTGCTGGCGCCATAGTGGCATTTCTAGTTAAGAGTACTGGTTTAAATCCAATATTTACAGCTGGAAAACCAAATAGGTATCTCGCTGATCTATTGCTGAAATCTATGGGTGTACCTAAGGATAAGGTTTTGGTCGTTGGTGATAGATGCGATATGGATGTAACATTCGCATTGAATTCCGGCTTAGATAGTTTACTGGTCTTTACTGGTTTAACCAAACCAGATACTCCATTAACCATTAAACCCAAGTACGCATTTATGGATCTACTTGAATTTGTAGAGTTTTATTTATAA
- a CDS encoding lipoate--protein ligase family protein yields MVLVMGVWRLIPFLRVNGPLQMGIDEAILTYRCLGKVPNTVRLYQFHPSAVTIGYFQSIYEEVDLDYCSKNGIDVVRRITGGGTVYHDENGEITYSVVAGVDDLPRDIVKSYRYICNGLIKALEILGLSGEFKPLNDVVVNGRKISGSAQTRRREAILQHGTFMYSTDISKMASSLRVVPEKLKDKGVQTLEERVITVSKALNRSVSRDEVLKALMEGFEKAFNAEFRVSGLTEGEWNLAAKLAREKYSSKDWNYMV; encoded by the coding sequence GTGGTTTTGGTTATGGGTGTTTGGAGGCTTATCCCATTCCTTAGGGTTAATGGACCTTTACAGATGGGTATTGATGAGGCTATACTTACTTATAGGTGTCTTGGGAAGGTTCCAAATACTGTTCGCTTATATCAGTTTCATCCAAGTGCCGTAACCATTGGATACTTCCAATCAATATATGAGGAGGTGGATTTGGATTACTGTTCCAAGAATGGTATTGATGTGGTTAGACGTATTACTGGTGGTGGAACCGTCTATCATGATGAGAATGGCGAGATAACATATTCCGTTGTGGCTGGAGTTGATGATTTGCCTAGAGACATAGTTAAATCTTACAGGTATATTTGCAATGGCCTCATTAAAGCCCTTGAAATTCTCGGTTTAAGTGGGGAGTTTAAACCATTAAATGATGTTGTTGTTAATGGTAGGAAGATTTCCGGTTCAGCTCAAACTAGGCGTAGGGAGGCTATTTTACAACATGGAACCTTCATGTACTCCACAGATATATCTAAGATGGCTAGTTCGCTTAGGGTTGTCCCTGAGAAGCTTAAGGATAAGGGTGTTCAAACCCTTGAGGAGAGGGTTATAACTGTTTCAAAGGCTCTTAATAGGAGTGTTTCTAGAGATGAGGTTTTGAAGGCTTTGATGGAGGGGTTTGAGAAGGCTTTCAATGCTGAATTCAGAGTTTCAGGGCTTACTGAGGGTGAATGGAATTTGGCTGCCAAACTTGCTAGGGAAAAGTATTCTAGCAAGGATTGGAATTACATGGTTTAA
- a CDS encoding DNA-3-methyladenine glycosylase: MILPKEYYSRDPEETAIKLLGKLLVRELNGKIMSGYIVETEAYHGAWDPASKAYKSQRGDLAKTLYGEVGLTLIYGIHGKWLLNIVAHKGDGGAVLIRAIEPHEGLEYMMKNAETTNPSKITSGPGKLCKALSIDKKLHKKPVYTKESGLWIEEGRNVEEWEIMKSHRIGVKVDLEKPLRFYVKGNPHVSRG; this comes from the coding sequence ATGATACTACCAAAAGAATATTATTCAAGAGACCCTGAAGAAACTGCAATAAAACTTCTTGGAAAACTACTTGTAAGAGAATTAAATGGCAAGATAATGTCAGGATACATAGTTGAAACAGAAGCATACCATGGAGCATGGGATCCAGCATCAAAAGCATATAAAAGCCAGAGAGGAGACTTAGCCAAAACATTGTATGGAGAAGTAGGGTTAACGCTGATATATGGGATACATGGCAAATGGCTACTAAACATAGTGGCACATAAAGGTGATGGCGGAGCAGTACTAATAAGAGCCATAGAACCCCATGAAGGACTAGAATACATGATGAAAAATGCTGAAACAACAAATCCATCAAAAATAACCAGTGGACCCGGAAAACTATGCAAGGCATTATCCATAGACAAAAAACTACACAAAAAACCAGTATACACGAAGGAAAGCGGATTATGGATTGAAGAGGGGAGAAATGTTGAAGAATGGGAGATCATGAAGAGCCATAGAATAGGAGTTAAAGTAGATCTAGAAAAGCCATTAAGATTTTACGTCAAGGGGAACCCACATGTATCAAGAGGGTAA
- a CDS encoding radical SAM protein has protein sequence MGGPEDLIWLITSKCNLNCHHCYASLYRFEPDLSYGDIIKILEDAREAGVEHINFTGGEPILRSDIFEILRYTIDLGISPSIFTNATTINDDIASKLSKLEVYVLTSMDGHCKELYERIRGFNTWEKFISGVKRLLASGVEVQVNISVNKLNYSFADRILEEALKLGFKRFSMIPTMLSGTANISGLHVDCNEFYKAIKLVEFKAEELGVSVGVWCAPFIGLITSSNRIRYGCCRRWREMDLTPSGRIVLCDVLNIEVSDVRVWGVGGAWKRYIENPIVQSVRSPKPVPPCDDCGLWEDCMGGCYARAYMLFGKLNMPDPLCPKVSESYLNSNLIRV, from the coding sequence ATGGGTGGACCTGAAGATTTAATATGGCTTATAACTTCAAAATGTAACTTGAATTGTCATCATTGCTATGCCAGTTTATATCGCTTTGAACCTGATTTAAGTTATGGTGATATAATAAAGATTTTGGAAGATGCCCGTGAAGCTGGCGTTGAGCATATAAATTTTACTGGTGGGGAGCCTATACTTAGAAGTGATATCTTTGAAATATTGAGGTATACTATTGATTTAGGCATTTCACCTTCAATATTCACAAATGCCACAACCATCAATGATGATATAGCATCAAAACTCTCCAAGCTTGAAGTTTACGTTTTAACTAGTATGGATGGTCATTGTAAGGAGTTGTATGAGAGGATTAGGGGGTTTAACACTTGGGAGAAATTTATTTCAGGAGTTAAGAGGCTTTTGGCTTCCGGTGTTGAAGTTCAAGTGAATATCTCTGTTAATAAGTTGAATTATAGTTTTGCCGATAGAATTCTTGAGGAGGCTTTAAAACTCGGATTTAAAAGGTTCTCAATGATTCCGACAATGCTTTCAGGTACAGCTAACATTAGTGGTTTGCATGTGGATTGCAATGAATTTTATAAAGCCATTAAACTGGTTGAGTTTAAGGCTGAGGAGCTTGGGGTTAGTGTTGGAGTTTGGTGTGCTCCCTTCATCGGGTTGATAACTTCTTCCAATAGGATTAGGTATGGTTGCTGTAGGAGGTGGAGGGAGATGGATTTAACCCCCTCTGGTAGAATTGTTCTATGTGATGTTTTAAACATTGAGGTTAGTGATGTTAGAGTTTGGGGGGTTGGGGGTGCTTGGAAGAGGTATATTGAAAATCCAATTGTTCAGAGTGTTAGAAGTCCGAAGCCTGTTCCTCCATGTGATGATTGTGGATTGTGGGAGGATTGTATGGGTGGCTGTTATGCTAGAGCCTACATGCTGTTTGGGAAGCTTAATATGCCAGACCCATTATGCCCAAAAGTTTCTGAATCTTATTTAAATTCAAATCTAATTAGAGTTTAA
- a CDS encoding 2-oxoacid:acceptor oxidoreductase subunit alpha encodes MEERDEINIILGGPQGSGLETISQIMTTAFVKLGYGVISDREYHSNIIGRHSYIHMKVSSQEEPISLEYPVQIIASMDAETIFTHQNDLAPDGILIYDTGVTKVKLEDVKSMEEEVKRRLKNITIEELINNLNCRKLGINFKQILSNLTEKYNIPATQVSRYISAIIVGAIAKILRINEKALTYALNVRFEGRESLVKTNMHVIKMIDEIVGEEYEIKLKKPKPRYKEYMVVSGNDIVGIAKIIGGVRYQSYYPITPAADESLFIESYERITMENGDEIGICILQTEDEIAAISSVIGASLAGARSTTTTSGPGFSLMVEALGWAGNNETPILITYYQRGAPSTGLPTRGGQADLLFTLSASHGEFPRIVLTSGDHIEAFYDTIEALNLAEKYQVPVIHLLDKFIANTIASIPIPNIDEIKIDRGNIVHEEGDYKRFDLNNIISPRAYIGSKAISWYTGDEHNEEGHITEDPVTRAKMYEKRMNKMKLIETETPQKLKYTYLDEGKDCLLISWGSTKGVCIDALKTLRSIYGINGSHLNIKMFSPFPSKEISQIISKYEMDKIIMVENNYLSQASMVISMHTEKIIENRILKYTGRPIYKDELVKAIRKILSGKSKREVLMSGA; translated from the coding sequence ATGGAGGAAAGGGATGAGATAAATATAATACTCGGAGGACCACAAGGCTCTGGACTGGAAACCATATCACAAATAATGACCACAGCATTTGTTAAACTGGGATATGGAGTGATATCAGACCGTGAATACCATTCCAACATCATTGGTAGGCACAGTTACATACATATGAAAGTATCTTCACAGGAAGAACCCATATCCCTCGAATACCCAGTACAAATAATAGCTTCAATGGATGCTGAAACAATATTCACACATCAAAACGATTTAGCCCCGGATGGAATACTAATATATGATACAGGAGTTACGAAAGTAAAATTAGAAGATGTAAAGAGCATGGAAGAAGAAGTCAAAAGAAGATTGAAGAATATAACCATAGAAGAACTAATCAACAATTTAAATTGTAGAAAACTGGGAATAAACTTTAAACAAATACTGTCAAATCTAACAGAAAAATACAACATACCAGCAACTCAAGTTTCAAGATACATAAGTGCAATAATAGTTGGAGCAATAGCTAAAATACTTAGAATAAATGAGAAGGCATTAACCTACGCATTAAACGTTAGATTTGAAGGAAGAGAATCACTTGTAAAAACAAATATGCACGTAATAAAGATGATTGACGAAATTGTGGGGGAAGAATACGAAATTAAATTAAAGAAGCCCAAACCTAGATATAAAGAGTACATGGTTGTAAGTGGAAACGATATTGTTGGAATTGCAAAAATAATTGGGGGAGTAAGATATCAAAGCTACTATCCAATAACACCTGCAGCAGATGAAAGCTTATTCATAGAATCATATGAAAGGATAACCATGGAAAACGGTGACGAAATAGGGATCTGCATATTGCAAACTGAAGATGAAATAGCAGCAATATCATCAGTAATAGGAGCCTCCCTAGCTGGTGCTAGAAGCACCACAACCACAAGTGGACCTGGATTCAGTTTAATGGTGGAAGCATTGGGATGGGCTGGAAATAATGAAACACCCATATTGATAACATACTATCAAAGAGGGGCGCCAAGCACAGGATTACCAACAAGAGGGGGGCAAGCAGACCTCTTATTCACATTATCAGCATCACATGGAGAATTTCCAAGAATAGTATTAACCTCAGGGGATCATATAGAAGCATTCTATGACACCATAGAAGCATTAAACTTAGCGGAAAAATATCAAGTTCCAGTAATACACCTGCTAGACAAATTCATAGCCAACACAATAGCTTCAATACCAATACCAAACATAGATGAAATAAAAATCGATAGAGGCAATATTGTGCATGAAGAGGGGGATTATAAGAGATTCGACCTCAATAACATAATATCCCCAAGAGCATACATTGGCAGCAAAGCAATATCATGGTATACTGGAGATGAACATAACGAAGAAGGGCATATAACAGAAGATCCAGTAACAAGAGCAAAAATGTATGAAAAAAGAATGAATAAAATGAAGCTGATAGAAACAGAAACTCCACAAAAGTTAAAATACACATACTTAGATGAAGGGAAGGATTGTCTGCTTATAAGTTGGGGCTCAACTAAGGGGGTTTGCATAGATGCTTTAAAAACATTAAGAAGTATATACGGAATCAATGGATCACACTTAAACATAAAGATGTTTTCACCATTCCCCTCAAAGGAGATATCCCAAATAATATCGAAATATGAAATGGACAAAATCATAATGGTGGAAAACAACTACCTATCACAAGCATCAATGGTGATTTCAATGCACACTGAAAAAATTATTGAAAACAGGATACTGAAATACACTGGCAGACCAATATACAAAGATGAACTGGTGAAAGCAATTAGAAAAATATTAAGTGGGAAAAGTAAAAGGGAGGTGTTAATGAGTGGGGCATGA
- a CDS encoding radical SAM protein: protein MVKGYKPLPLFPSISITGDKCGLKCKFCDGRVLGEMLQAESPHELYELIRFLKGRYGIVGVLISGGFDRSGRLPIKPFTSTLREIKRDFDLVVSVHGGLMDSTYASMLRDCGVDIVDFTLYDPKTMRDVVGLNVDWNAIMGSLESVYSYGPSYIAPHILVGSYFGKVSEEENLIRLLKDFKPYILIFLSLLPVKGTEFQNIPPVGVDEFLKLFNYARNVLPGAELALGCMRVRGEYSISLEKSLWSAGLLDRIVLPNYVKVDRMMPFCCSLPRDLEDAILSKLNSKVLGQSSF from the coding sequence TTGGTTAAGGGTTATAAGCCCCTCCCCCTCTTCCCCTCAATATCCATAACTGGAGATAAATGTGGATTGAAGTGTAAGTTTTGTGATGGTAGAGTTCTTGGGGAGATGCTTCAAGCTGAGTCTCCACATGAATTATATGAGTTGATAAGGTTTCTTAAGGGTAGGTATGGTATTGTTGGTGTTCTTATTAGTGGTGGTTTTGATCGTAGTGGTAGGCTTCCAATAAAGCCCTTTACATCCACTCTTCGTGAGATTAAGAGAGATTTCGATTTGGTGGTTAGTGTTCATGGAGGTTTAATGGATTCCACATATGCCAGTATGCTTAGAGATTGTGGGGTCGATATTGTTGATTTCACTCTTTACGACCCTAAAACCATGAGGGATGTTGTTGGATTAAATGTTGATTGGAATGCTATAATGGGTTCCTTGGAGTCTGTTTATAGTTATGGGCCAAGCTACATTGCACCACACATTCTGGTTGGTTCATATTTTGGCAAAGTTTCTGAGGAGGAGAATTTAATAAGGCTCCTTAAGGATTTTAAGCCATATATACTCATCTTCCTATCCCTCCTCCCAGTTAAGGGGACTGAGTTTCAAAATATCCCTCCAGTTGGTGTTGATGAATTCCTCAAACTCTTTAATTATGCTAGGAATGTTCTTCCCGGAGCTGAGCTGGCTCTAGGTTGCATGAGGGTTAGGGGTGAATATTCAATATCACTTGAGAAATCTTTATGGAGTGCTGGCCTCCTAGATAGAATTGTTTTACCAAATTATGTTAAGGTGGATCGCATGATGCCCTTCTGCTGTTCACTTCCAAGAGATCTAGAAGATGCCATTCTGTCTAAATTAAATTCTAAAGTATTAGGGCAATCTTCATTCTAG